The following proteins come from a genomic window of Acidimicrobiia bacterium:
- a CDS encoding DUF4214 domain-containing protein has protein sequence MTPSIKRQWRRLSLVLALFFVLAIVTNVAPASANNRAVDLETVSAVPSNSGSSNAITTDALDLDGWIATSSDSVVQYFDANGRPIGPSSIGAMSSEPFDVVPTARTGQGYIVGADELLDSYVIRLVAAPNIERLRPYAELVASELSRSTARRFTVAPGVISASNGATGFIDLTANAGVSPCGTWGNSSGGTWGCGGYRAQFSMGGHAQVTSGSVWLAPFVIDGLSEANLVTLMLHEFGHAVSLDHYSELYDGQRQVMYPQISPATHSRTYRSGDANGLQYLTIPKSSSSGQPVTPADRLDPQNQAWVSALLHDLLGPERAAAAISEWQQKARSGLTRTQMARFLTTSPVWTEKVVSDLYREALGRAPDAGGAQYWGAQLARGVQTPAIAAHIWGSAERVAQAGSAENWVRALYDGLLGRAADSSGMNFWVGESSRVGFPRVASTFYQSYEKRVGRVTEQYKLFLGRNPDGQGAAYWARRLLSAGDIELTVELVNSQEYRMRAINRFPNG, from the coding sequence TTGACCCCCTCAATAAAGAGGCAATGGCGTAGGCTCAGCCTTGTTTTAGCGTTGTTCTTCGTTTTGGCAATCGTCACGAATGTCGCGCCAGCTAGTGCCAACAACAGGGCCGTAGACCTTGAAACGGTTTCGGCCGTTCCCAGCAACTCAGGCTCTTCTAACGCCATCACTACCGACGCTCTCGATCTCGATGGCTGGATCGCCACCTCGTCAGATTCGGTGGTTCAGTATTTCGATGCCAATGGTCGACCAATTGGTCCAAGCTCCATCGGTGCCATGTCGAGCGAGCCATTTGATGTGGTACCAACAGCACGCACTGGCCAGGGTTACATCGTGGGGGCAGATGAGCTTTTAGATAGCTATGTGATCCGCTTGGTGGCGGCACCCAATATTGAGCGACTGCGACCATACGCCGAGCTGGTAGCGAGTGAGCTTTCTCGCTCAACGGCACGCCGTTTCACCGTGGCACCAGGTGTGATCAGTGCTTCGAATGGTGCTACTGGCTTCATCGATTTAACCGCTAACGCCGGGGTAAGCCCCTGTGGAACCTGGGGAAACTCAAGTGGCGGAACGTGGGGCTGTGGGGGTTATCGAGCGCAGTTCAGCATGGGCGGCCACGCTCAGGTGACATCGGGTTCGGTGTGGCTAGCCCCCTTTGTTATTGACGGATTGAGCGAAGCAAACCTGGTTACGCTCATGCTGCATGAATTCGGCCATGCCGTGTCGCTCGATCACTACAGTGAGCTTTACGATGGCCAGCGCCAGGTGATGTATCCCCAAATTTCTCCCGCCACTCACTCGCGAACCTATCGAAGTGGTGACGCGAACGGCTTGCAGTATCTCACCATTCCAAAAAGTTCGTCGTCGGGTCAGCCCGTGACCCCAGCTGATCGACTCGACCCGCAGAACCAAGCCTGGGTGAGCGCACTTTTACACGATCTGTTAGGCCCGGAACGAGCGGCGGCCGCCATATCTGAGTGGCAGCAAAAGGCACGGTCCGGTCTCACCCGCACTCAAATGGCACGGTTCCTCACGACAAGCCCAGTGTGGACCGAAAAAGTTGTCAGCGATCTATATCGAGAAGCGTTAGGCCGGGCACCCGATGCCGGGGGCGCTCAGTATTGGGGTGCCCAGTTGGCTCGCGGTGTGCAAACTCCAGCGATCGCCGCGCATATTTGGGGTTCGGCGGAACGCGTTGCGCAGGCTGGCAGTGCCGAGAACTGGGTAAGAGCGCTTTATGACGGTTTGCTGGGCCGGGCCGCTGATAGCTCGGGAATGAACTTTTGGGTAGGTGAAAGCTCGCGGGTCGGGTTTCCCCGGGTAGCTTCCACGTTTTATCAGTCATACGAAAAACGTGTCGGCCGTGTTACCGAGCAATACAAACTTTTCTTAGGGCGCAACCCTGATGGTCAAGGTGCCGCCTATTGGGCCCGACGCCTGTTGAGCGCTGGCGACATTGAACTCACCGT